Proteins encoded by one window of Dioscorea cayenensis subsp. rotundata cultivar TDr96_F1 chromosome 20, TDr96_F1_v2_PseudoChromosome.rev07_lg8_w22 25.fasta, whole genome shotgun sequence:
- the LOC120251619 gene encoding abscisic acid receptor PYL8-like, with protein sequence MVGPTTAAGGWWSEEMSGAGLRGMEADYVRRFHKHEPRENQCSSALVKHIKAPIHLVWSLVRRFDQPQKYKPFVSRCVVQGDLEIGSVREVNVKSGLPATTSTERLELLDDDEHILSIKIVGGDHRLKNYSSIITLHPEIIDGRPGTLVIESFVVDVPDGNTNDETCYFVEALIKCNLKSLADISERLAVQDHIEPIDLH encoded by the exons ATGGTCGGCCCGACGACGGCGGCGGGCGGCTGGTGGTCGGAGGAGATGAGCGGAGCTGGCCTTCGAGGCATGGAGGCTGATTACGTCCGCCGATTTCACAAGCATGAACCAAGAGAGAACCAGTGTAGCTCGGCTTTAGTGAAGCACATCAAAGCTCCAATCCATCtg GTGTGGTCGTTGGTGAGGAGGTTTGATCAGCCGCAGAAGTACAAGCCCTTTGTGAGCAGATGCGTGGTGCAAGGTGATTTAGAGATCGGGAGCGTGCGCGAGGTGAACGTGAAGTCTGGCCTCCCTGCGACTACCAGCACGGAAAGGTTGGAGCTTCTTGATGACGATGAGCATATCCTTAGTATTAAGATCGTTGGAGGGGATCACAGGCTTAAG AACTACTCATCTATCATCACTCTCCATCCCGAGATCATCGATGGGAGGCCAGGCACACTAGTGATAGAATCCTTTGTAGTTGACGTGCCCGACGGCAACACAAACGATGAAACATGCTACTTCGTGGAGGCTTTGATCAAGTGCAACCTCAAGTCTTTGGCTGACATTTCAGAACGCTTAGCCGTGCAAGACCATATTGAACCCATTGATCTTCACTAA